The following proteins are co-located in the Gloeocapsa sp. PCC 7428 genome:
- a CDS encoding Nif11-like leader peptide family natural product precursor, whose product MAQETAARFFKAVQQDHALQERLKATSDPEAFIKIAAQRGYNFTLEDLDQAISKLSPEEFAAVINPGVSPRRHIVPR is encoded by the coding sequence ATGGCACAAGAAACCGCTGCCCGATTTTTTAAAGCTGTACAACAAGATCACGCCTTACAAGAGAGACTCAAAGCAACATCTGATCCAGAAGCTTTCATCAAAATTGCTGCACAAAGGGGCTATAACTTCACTTTAGAAGATTTAGATCAAGCTATTAGCAAGTTATCACCAGAAGAATTTGCGGCGGTGATTAATCCTGGCGTTTCTCCTCGGCGTCATATAGTCCCAAGGTAA
- a CDS encoding cytochrome-c peroxidase, with product MTVIVAIAVLAGHTVSAQLVPQEPSQPLTSLKTVPIPEPANLGEFVSDRAAAIRLGKALFWDMQIGSDGIQACASCHFHAGTDTRAKNQLSPGLLRVNADGSPNPDQTFSVGSGPNYTLKPEDFPFHKLADPNNRSSAVLADSNDVAGSQGVPLTKFNSTTPGNAQDNVTVQPDAVFHVNGTNVRQVTERNTPSTINAVFNFRNFWDGRAQDEFNGVNPFGSRDPNARVIKASRPAALPQEVKISLKNASLASQAVGPPLSSVEESATGRIFPDIGNKLGRVKRRLLPRETGKKLRALRPLGKQLVAADDSVLGGLSRGRQPGLKTTYTAMIKAAFQPEWWRSAYLINVDANGNRSFVRRKASQTADADGIVDPGQLPSQQYTLMDYNFSLFMGLAIQMYESTLVSNNAPIDRYLEGNTGALTAAQVRGKELFEGRAKCINCHGGAEFTNASVRNVRNERLELMEMGNGQPAVYDNGFYNIGVRPTQEDLGVGGKDPFGNPLSETRLAQQGKFNALLGESPNIAVGAGDRVAVDGAFKTPGLRNIELTAPYFHNGGQLTLRQVIDFYNRGGDFHEQNINNLDPDIENLNLSEQDKDDLVEFLKALTDDRVRLDKAPFDHPQLFIPNGHPGDAASVTNDGTGQATDGTLLELPAVGRNGGRSRANFPS from the coding sequence GTGACGGTTATAGTTGCGATCGCAGTACTTGCAGGTCATACCGTATCTGCGCAGTTGGTACCGCAAGAACCTTCGCAGCCGTTAACATCGCTCAAAACCGTACCGATTCCTGAACCAGCAAATTTAGGAGAATTTGTAAGCGATCGCGCCGCAGCGATCCGCTTGGGAAAGGCGTTGTTCTGGGATATGCAAATTGGCAGTGATGGAATTCAAGCGTGCGCCAGCTGCCACTTTCATGCGGGAACCGATACGCGAGCCAAAAATCAGCTGAGTCCAGGATTATTGCGTGTTAATGCTGATGGTAGTCCTAATCCCGATCAAACGTTTAGTGTAGGTAGTGGACCTAATTACACGCTTAAACCGGAAGACTTTCCATTTCACAAACTTGCCGATCCGAATAATCGTTCTTCCGCAGTCCTTGCGGATAGTAATGACGTCGCGGGTTCGCAAGGTGTACCGCTCACCAAGTTCAATAGTACAACTCCAGGAAACGCACAAGATAACGTTACAGTACAACCCGACGCGGTATTCCATGTCAATGGAACCAACGTCCGCCAGGTTACTGAACGCAACACACCAAGTACGATTAACGCAGTATTTAACTTCCGTAACTTCTGGGATGGTAGAGCGCAGGATGAATTTAATGGAGTCAACCCCTTTGGTTCGCGCGATCCGAATGCGCGCGTGATCAAAGCATCTAGACCCGCAGCATTACCGCAAGAAGTCAAAATTAGCTTAAAAAATGCCTCACTTGCTTCACAAGCAGTAGGACCACCGCTCAGTTCGGTTGAAGAATCGGCAACAGGTCGGATTTTTCCTGATATCGGTAATAAACTCGGTAGAGTCAAGCGTCGGCTACTTCCGAGAGAGACAGGTAAGAAATTACGTGCGTTGCGACCACTCGGTAAACAACTGGTTGCGGCTGATGATAGCGTACTTGGTGGTTTAAGTCGAGGAAGACAACCAGGCTTGAAAACGACCTACACGGCAATGATTAAGGCAGCGTTTCAGCCTGAGTGGTGGAGATCTGCGTATCTCATCAACGTTGACGCTAACGGAAATCGTAGTTTTGTGCGCAGAAAAGCTTCGCAAACCGCAGATGCAGATGGAATTGTCGATCCTGGTCAATTACCATCTCAGCAATATACGCTGATGGACTACAACTTCTCACTGTTCATGGGACTCGCGATTCAAATGTACGAGTCTACGCTTGTCTCGAATAATGCACCAATTGACCGATACCTCGAAGGCAATACAGGTGCTTTGACGGCTGCACAAGTGCGCGGTAAAGAGCTATTTGAAGGCAGGGCGAAATGTATCAATTGCCACGGCGGTGCAGAATTTACAAATGCATCGGTGAGAAACGTGCGGAACGAACGGCTCGAACTGATGGAAATGGGTAACGGACAACCCGCAGTTTATGACAATGGCTTCTACAACATTGGCGTGCGACCAACGCAAGAAGACTTAGGCGTAGGTGGGAAAGATCCCTTTGGCAATCCGCTATCGGAAACACGACTAGCACAGCAAGGGAAATTTAACGCACTGTTGGGCGAAAGTCCTAATATTGCAGTTGGAGCAGGCGATCGCGTCGCAGTTGATGGTGCTTTCAAAACTCCAGGACTCCGCAACATCGAACTTACCGCTCCTTATTTCCACAACGGCGGACAATTAACACTGCGGCAAGTGATTGATTTTTACAATCGCGGTGGTGATTTCCACGAGCAGAATATCAACAACTTAGACCCAGATATTGAAAATCTGAATTTAAGCGAGCAAGATAAAGATGACTTAGTGGAATTTCTCAAAGCGCTGACTGATGATCGCGTGCGGTTAGATAAAGCCCCCTTTGATCACCCGCAACTGTTCATTCCTAACGGACATCCTGGAGACGCAGCATCGGTTACGAATGACGGTACAGGTCAAGCCACCGATGGTACGCTGTTGGAACTGCCCGCAGTAGGTCGTAATGGTGGTCGTAGTAGAGCAAATTTCCCGTCTTGA
- a CDS encoding catalase, with protein MSDRNTLTTANGTPVADNQNSLTAGDRGPVLMQDFHLMEKLAHFNRERIPERVVHAKGAAAFGTFTVTHDITCYSKAKVFSEIGKQTPVLLRFSTVGGEKGSADAERDPRGFAVKFYTGEGNWDLTGNNTPVFFIRDPLKFPDFIHTQKRNPQTNCKDANAMWDFWSLSPEALHQITILFSDRGTPKTYRHMDGFGSHTFSLINDRGDRVWCKFHFKTLQGIENFTTQEAVRVKGEDPDHATRDLFDAIDHGDYPRWRVCIQVMTEEQAMRHRDNPFDLTKVWKHSEYPLIDVGILELNRNPHNYFAEVEQAAFSPSNVVPGISFSPDKMLQARIMSYPDAQRYRLGANYQQLSVNQPKCPVMHYQRDGAMALGNNGGNAPNYEPNSYDNTPKQNCAYAEPALDLGNVKVDRYDRRQGNDDYTQAGDLYRLMTPDAQARLVENIVDSLSSARQDIQMRQLCHFFRADVKYGMQVAQGLGIHIDPAMVPAAHQPVGV; from the coding sequence ATGTCAGATCGCAATACTTTGACAACCGCGAATGGAACTCCTGTTGCAGATAACCAGAACTCCTTAACCGCAGGCGATCGCGGACCTGTGCTTATGCAAGATTTCCACTTGATGGAGAAACTGGCGCACTTCAACCGCGAACGAATTCCTGAGCGCGTTGTTCATGCGAAAGGAGCCGCTGCATTTGGTACATTTACTGTTACCCACGACATTACTTGCTACAGCAAAGCGAAAGTCTTTTCCGAAATTGGCAAGCAAACTCCAGTTCTCTTACGATTCTCTACCGTTGGTGGCGAAAAAGGGTCAGCCGATGCAGAGCGCGACCCTAGAGGGTTTGCGGTTAAGTTTTATACCGGAGAGGGCAATTGGGATTTAACAGGAAATAACACACCAGTCTTTTTCATCCGCGATCCGCTCAAGTTTCCTGATTTCATACATACACAAAAGCGCAACCCACAAACAAACTGCAAAGATGCTAACGCCATGTGGGATTTCTGGTCACTCAGTCCCGAAGCACTGCACCAGATTACAATTTTATTTAGCGATCGCGGTACGCCAAAAACCTATCGCCACATGGATGGATTTGGTAGTCATACCTTCAGCTTGATCAACGATCGCGGCGATCGCGTGTGGTGCAAGTTCCACTTCAAAACTCTGCAAGGTATCGAAAATTTCACCACTCAAGAAGCCGTGCGAGTCAAGGGTGAAGACCCCGATCATGCAACGCGCGACTTATTTGATGCGATCGACCACGGTGATTATCCACGTTGGCGCGTTTGTATTCAAGTGATGACTGAAGAACAAGCGATGCGTCACCGAGACAATCCTTTCGATTTAACAAAGGTGTGGAAGCATTCTGAATATCCTTTAATTGATGTCGGCATTCTCGAACTCAATCGCAATCCACACAACTACTTTGCAGAAGTCGAACAAGCCGCCTTTTCTCCCTCAAATGTCGTTCCAGGAATCAGCTTTTCACCAGATAAGATGTTGCAAGCGCGGATTATGTCCTATCCCGACGCGCAACGCTACCGTCTCGGTGCAAATTATCAGCAATTATCGGTGAATCAGCCCAAGTGTCCAGTCATGCACTATCAGCGCGATGGCGCGATGGCGTTAGGCAATAATGGCGGTAACGCACCCAACTACGAACCTAACAGCTATGACAATACACCAAAGCAAAATTGTGCATACGCTGAGCCAGCGTTAGACTTAGGCAATGTCAAAGTCGATCGCTACGATCGCCGTCAAGGAAATGATGATTATACTCAAGCCGGAGATCTCTATCGCTTAATGACACCTGATGCACAAGCGCGCCTTGTCGAGAACATTGTTGATAGTTTAAGTAGTGCGCGACAAGATATTCAGATGCGTCAACTGTGCCATTTCTTCCGCGCTGATGTAAAGTATGGGATGCAAGTTGCCCAAGGTTTAGGCATTCACATTGATCCGGCGATGGTTCCCGCAGCGCATCAACCTGTTGGTGTTTAG